The following is a genomic window from Gemmatimonadota bacterium.
GGAGCGCGGCCGAGGCGACGACGCGCGGGAGCTGCATCCCCCCTGACGCTTCATCGTGCGTCGCCGCGATGAACCCCGCCTCGGCCATCGCCCGCAGCGCTGCGTGCGCGGCGTCTGGAGTGACCACGCGGCCGTCGTGCACGAACGGCTCGTGCTCGTCGCTCTCGCGGTGGTGCGGTTGGAAGTGTGACTCGGCGAGGGCGCGCGCGGTGGTCAGGACCGCATCGAACGTCTCCCGCGAATGGTCGGCGTAGCGCGCGCGCGCCGTCAGCGTCTCGACGTCCAGGACTTCGTACAGTTGGAACTCGAGGTCGCGCGGATTGAGACGGGAGATCGACATGCGGAGTACAGGGGAAGGGGGGGCACGAGCGCGAGTGCGCGCGCGGGGCAAACGTACGCGCCCGGCCCCGGTTCTCAAGCACGACCCCGGGCGCGCGACGCCGAGCGTCGTGCGGAGTGACGGCCTGGGAGGTGACGGCTCGCGCCGGGCGCGTGCGAGGGGTAGCATCCGGCATGGCATACCTCGACCTCGTGACCCTCGTCGTGCGGGACTACGACCCGGCCATCGCCTTCTTCGTCGACGTCCTCCACTTCGATCTCGTCGAGGATGTGCCATCGCTGACGAACGATGGGCGTCCCAAACGCTGGGTCGTGGTGCGCCCCCCGGGTGGGGTCACGGGGCTCCTGCTGGCCCGCGCCGATGGTGAGGCGCAGTCGGCGGCGGTCGGGGCGCAGTTCGCGGGTCGCGTCGGGCTCTTCCTGCGCGTGGACGACTTCGACGAGGCGTACGCCCGCATGCAGGGAGCGGGGGTGACGTTCGTGTCGCCCCCGCGCCGCGAGGTCTATGGGATGGTCGCGGTCTTTCGGGACTGCGAGGGGAACGCGTGGGACCTGCTCGGGCCGCGCGCCGTGTGACGCGTGCCTGTGCGCGCCCGTGCGCGTGTCAGCGCGCGCGTGCGTATGCGTGCGACGTGGATCGCGTCGCGCGGGCCTAACGCGGCGTCGTGCCGGACAACGCGGTGCCAGCACACTCCCACGATCCCCCCGGATCGCCGTTGTACTGACACCTCGTTGCCCAGCGGTGTTCGTCCGCGCCACGAGGAAGTGCAATCGAGGGGCCCACGCGCGACCGTCAGGCAAGTCCAGTCACGACAGCGACTTCTGGCTCCGGAGTGCCTGACGGGGGCGACGCGTGCCGATGCAGGGCATTGCAACGCTGTATCGCCATGATGCAGAGAGGTCGCTGAGGTGGCAGCGCTCGCAGCGGTCCCCGGCGACGTGGCTGTCGTCGGCGCACGTCGGGACGAGGCGAATCGTTGCAGCTGACAGGCCCGCCATGCGAATGCTGCAATGCACTCCCGTGATCTGCGACACTTGCAGCTGCGCTCCGCCGGTACATAGTTCCCCGGCGACTCGTCCCGTGCTGATCGGAACGACGCGCCCTGCCCCTGCCATGCTGGAGACCGACTCGGCGACGGTGACCGAGCCCTCCCCCCGATCCGGCGCATGGGTGTTGACCTGTTGGGCGGTCATGGTGCCCTCGCCCGCGCGGACGCAGTCCCCGCGCCGCACCGCTGATCCGCGACACCAAACGAGAGAGCCGACCCTCATGCTCCGAAGAAACAGCGCGAGTGCACTCAGCCTGGTGGCGCTTGCTGCCATGGTGGCCGCGTGCGCCGATCCGACCATGCCGTCTCCGGTTCGTTTGTCACCCGACGAGCTGGACCAGCCCTCGGCGGCGGTGCAGGCGGCTGCGACGGTGGCGATGGGCCCGTACACCGTCACCATCACCGATCTAGGCGTTCCGACCGGGG
Proteins encoded in this region:
- a CDS encoding VOC family protein yields the protein MAYLDLVTLVVRDYDPAIAFFVDVLHFDLVEDVPSLTNDGRPKRWVVVRPPGGVTGLLLARADGEAQSAAVGAQFAGRVGLFLRVDDFDEAYARMQGAGVTFVSPPRREVYGMVAVFRDCEGNAWDLLGPRAV